One part of the uncultured Bacteroides sp. genome encodes these proteins:
- a CDS encoding outer membrane beta-barrel family protein, with the protein MKRLLVITFLFYFCLGMKAQVSDTTSVAIDSVLHKLPEVMVKGERPMVKASEGKLIYDLPRIVSNLPVENAYDAIKELPGVMDQQGVLTLAGSAVNIIINGKVSTMSTEQLTDLLRSIPVSRIEKAEVMYAAPARYNVRGAVINLILKSGMGQEPSLVGELYSAWTQKHYENFEERGSVLFSSEKLSADILYNYKKEREYSGNDRFNKHLFNGTEYNLRQITNGNSSSEDNNVRLGMDYSFTKDNILSFVYSGQFSNGSYHNATTGSEVSKANKYDDSQLHNLKLDYQSSFGMKMGSEFTYYKNPCSQLFSGVMNNTNTHFLSEDQQRINKWMFYINQSHKLPAGWGINYGVQYTTSTDNSYQYYFDDVTGDYIPTNSMDSRHKEHTFNGFAGFNKNFGEKLSIDASLAAEHYKTAVWNEWTLYPTLNATYTLKPGQILQLSFSGNKQYPSYWSTNNTISYVSSYVEVQGNPYLRPSREYETNLTYILKSKYIFSAFFNHVPDYFTQLPYQSPDRLTLVYKYHNFNYQQQAGLQTVIPFSVKEFLNSRLTLVGYYKREKNNDFYNIPFDRSKYSFMVNMNNTFTVSSKPDIKFMLTGFYQNGTIQGIYDLSSSYNVNTALRWTFANKYAQITLKGDDLFNTNLIKTNIDYVDQFSTMKTLMNNRSFTLSFSYKFGNYKEKSRKAVDTSRFSK; encoded by the coding sequence ATGAAAAGATTACTCGTGATAACATTTTTATTTTATTTTTGCCTGGGGATGAAAGCTCAGGTTAGTGATACAACATCCGTTGCTATTGACAGTGTTTTGCATAAATTACCCGAGGTTATGGTTAAAGGAGAACGCCCAATGGTAAAGGCTTCGGAAGGCAAACTTATTTATGATTTGCCTCGTATAGTAAGTAATTTGCCAGTTGAGAACGCTTACGATGCCATAAAGGAGCTTCCGGGGGTTATGGATCAGCAAGGAGTATTAACCCTGGCCGGATCGGCTGTCAATATAATAATCAATGGAAAAGTTAGTACGATGAGTACTGAACAACTTACAGATTTATTAAGAAGTATTCCTGTGTCGAGAATTGAAAAAGCTGAGGTTATGTATGCTGCACCGGCAAGGTACAATGTGCGTGGCGCTGTGATTAACCTGATTCTAAAATCGGGTATGGGACAGGAACCTTCTCTTGTGGGAGAACTTTATTCTGCATGGACACAGAAACATTATGAGAATTTTGAAGAAAGAGGTAGCGTACTCTTCTCCTCTGAAAAGCTTTCGGCAGATATTCTTTACAATTATAAAAAAGAACGTGAATACTCTGGTAACGACAGATTTAATAAGCATCTGTTCAATGGTACTGAATATAATCTGAGACAGATTACCAATGGAAATTCAAGTAGTGAGGATAATAATGTGCGATTAGGTATGGACTATTCATTTACTAAGGATAATATTTTAAGCTTTGTCTATTCCGGGCAGTTCTCAAACGGATCTTATCATAATGCTACTACGGGCTCAGAGGTAAGTAAAGCTAATAAATACGATGACAGTCAGCTTCATAATCTGAAATTAGATTACCAGTCATCATTTGGAATGAAGATGGGCTCAGAGTTTACTTACTATAAAAATCCATGCTCACAGTTATTTTCCGGTGTAATGAATAACACAAACACTCATTTTCTATCGGAAGATCAGCAAAGAATCAATAAATGGATGTTCTATATTAATCAAAGCCATAAATTACCTGCCGGTTGGGGAATAAATTATGGCGTACAATACACCACATCTACCGATAATAGTTACCAGTATTACTTTGATGACGTAACTGGAGACTATATACCTACAAATTCCATGGACAGCAGACATAAAGAGCATACGTTCAATGGCTTTGCCGGATTCAATAAGAATTTTGGAGAAAAACTATCCATTGATGCATCTCTTGCTGCTGAGCATTATAAAACTGCAGTCTGGAATGAGTGGACACTTTATCCAACTCTCAATGCTACTTATACCCTTAAACCGGGACAGATTTTACAATTATCTTTCTCCGGCAACAAGCAATATCCCTCTTACTGGAGCACCAATAATACAATCAGCTATGTAAGTAGCTATGTAGAAGTACAGGGAAACCCTTATTTAAGGCCTTCTCGTGAATACGAGACAAACCTTACATACATTCTGAAAAGCAAGTATATATTTTCTGCATTCTTCAATCATGTACCCGATTACTTCACACAACTCCCCTATCAGTCACCCGACAGATTGACGCTGGTTTATAAATATCATAACTTTAATTATCAGCAGCAAGCCGGATTGCAGACTGTTATTCCGTTCAGCGTGAAGGAGTTTCTTAATTCACGACTTACTTTAGTGGGCTATTACAAACGTGAAAAGAATAATGATTTCTACAATATACCTTTTGACCGCAGCAAATATTCATTTATGGTAAACATGAATAATACTTTTACAGTTTCTTCAAAACCAGATATCAAATTCATGCTTACCGGATTCTATCAGAACGGAACTATTCAGGGAATATACGATCTGAGTAGTTCTTACAATGTTAATACGGCTCTGAGATGGACATTCGCAAATAAATACGCACAAATAACCCTGAAAGGAGACGATTTATTCAATACGAATCTTATCAAAACTAATATAGATTATGTCGATCAGTTCAGCACAATGAAGACTCTTATGAATAATCGTTCTTTTACCCTTTCATTTAGTTACAAGTTTGGCAATTACAAGGAAAAATCACGCAAAGCTGTTGACACTTCCCGGTTCAGTAAATAG